In Tubulanus polymorphus chromosome 2, tnTubPoly1.2, whole genome shotgun sequence, a single window of DNA contains:
- the LOC141900407 gene encoding uncharacterized protein LOC141900407, whose product MIRRRNRIIVCFQFSLIICIVSQGLSTDEPTKYVTKSTTTPVPKCNIKAELGEPRDRASSNATFTLDLIYDDDNDQQSDIKMHLNTASIKCEKLDRLKGIRVTPPKTKWDIDWFVHTFKILKNSNLQKSIMSDSWIEKDVENFALRNKGVTWEANILTGNRSERFGETLANIWLKLYGGGQFNSRGISVKATVHNGERHFTFHTVDVGDLSAIKIWHDGKNGFPEWNLEQVKLRRSDRSIDYLANCDCWITTDGMIRQGIFLGRSPKLDAILEIEIPKVTIEANQITTTVEAITEKEPTDANTPPWKFFVNYVGWIVCAIVILMFVVLIMIGKKRKKRKKKGDITLDPIVNRAQGDDARLDTCIENNIPATPKLSENTFPTATNGVQIHVRHEQSNGNRDNLAVGKNAIATFIDEDDQKMYVEPDQIVDAQEFQNQIVSEQITAPQWKNRPGPSNEPLYLELVKDLQSELAGSRNRLSDPVDEDLYGIASPKLSATGTFANALTPGANSPIYENILHLNNGPAYPDISEADAIYENHHFPSYDKKGK is encoded by the exons atGATTCGTAGACGGAATAGAATTATTGTctgttttcaattttctctgaTTATCTGCATTGTTAGTCAAGGATTATCGACCGATGAACCGACGAAATATGTAACAAAATCAACAACAACACCAG TTCCAAAATGTAACATTAAAGCGGAGCTGGGTGAACCCCGAGACCGCGCTTCGAGTAACGCAACATTCACTTTGGATCTTATCTACGATGACGACAATGATCAACAGTCCGATATCAAAATGCACTTGAACACAGCATCGATCAAGTGCGAAAAATTAGATCGTTTGAAAGGAATAAGAGTCACGCCTCCGAAAACCAAATGGGATATTGACTGGTTTGTACACACATTCAAG attttaAAGAACAGTAATCttcagaaatcaataatgagtGATAGCTGGATAGAAAAGGATGTTGAAAACTTTGCTTTAAGAAACAAAG GTGTGACATGGGAAGCAAATATTCTCACAGGAAATCGATCGGAACGATTTGGAGAAACATTGGCTAATATTTGGCTGAAACTTTACGGTGGCGGTCAATTTAATTCACGTGGTATCAGCGTAAAGGCAACAGTTCACAATGGAGAACGACATTTTACATTTCATACTGTAGATGTTGGTGATCTTTCGGCCATCAAGATATGGCATGACGGTAAAAACGGTTTTCCTGAATGGAACCTTGAACAG GTTAAACTACGTCGTTCCGATAGATCTATAGATTATCTTGCCAATTGTGACTGTTGGATCACAACTGATGGAATGATTCGCCAGGGAATATTTCTGGGAAGATCGCCGAAATTAGATG ccATTCTAGAAATAGAAATCCCGAAAGTAACTATCGAAGCGAATCAAATCACCACTACCGTAGAAGCTATCACCGAGAAGGAACCAACAGACGCAAATACACCCCCCTGGAAATTTTTTGTTAATTACGTCGGATGGATTGTGTGTGCCATTGTCATTTTGATGTTTGTAGTGCTTATTATGATaggaaaaaaaagaaagaaaagaaagaaaaaggGAGATATCACATTAGATCCGATAGTCAATCGTGCTCAAG GAGATGATGCTCGTCTTGATACTTGTATCGAAAACAATATTCCAGCGACCCCAAAATTGTCGGAGAATACATTTCCAACTGCAACAAACGGTGTGCAGATTCACGTTCGGCACGAACAGAGTAACGGCAATAGGGACAATCTTGCCGTTGGTAAAAACGCAATTGCGACATTTATTGACGAAGATGATCAAAAAATGTATGTCGAACCTGACCAAATTGTTGATGCCCAAGAATTCCAAAATCAGATCGTTTCTGAACAGATCACAGCTCCACAATGGAAGAACAGGCCGGGTCCATCG AATGAGCCTCTTTATCTGGAACTAGTAAAAGACCTGCAAAGCGAACTTGCTGGCAGCAGAAATCGCTTATCCGATCCTGTAGATGAGGATTTGTACGGAATTGCATCTCCTAAATTAAGCGCAACAGGAACCTTTGCAAATGCTTTGACTCCAGGAGCAAATTCTCCAATTTATGAGAACATACTTCATTTAAATAATGGGCCTGCTTATCCCGATATTTCAGAGGCAGATGCGATTTATGAGAATCATCATTTTCCCAGTTATGACAAAAAAGGAAAGTGa
- the LOC141899113 gene encoding neo-calmodulin-like, producing MATSIGYSDLNSTSWAHALNERLIGEIKEAFELFNTNGDGHVSKSEMANVMERMGLLYSDRELDEMLAEIDSGGDGTVDFGEFLAFMAVHLEEAKTNNAVLQETFRQFDIGDKGYLNKSDLRKALSILGDGNDTIRRDVHSVLSDADLDGDGKLTFQEFSEIILSGHMPSTTFQNTIPQTLDFQALE from the exons ATGGCGACTAGCATTGGATATAGCGATCTCAACTCAACATCATGG GCTCACGCACTAAATGAAAGGTTAATCGGAG agataaaagaAGCTTTTGAATTGTTTAATACCAATGGCGATGGACATGTCTCAAAGTCTGAAATGGCAAATGTAATGGAACGAATGGGACTATTGTACAGTGATAGAGAATTAGATGAAATGCTTGCAGAAATTGATTCGGGAG GTGATGGTACAGTCGATTTTGGAGAATTTCTAGCATTTATGGCGGTTCACCTGGAAGAGGCAAAAACTAACAACGCTGTCCTACAGGAGACATTCCGGCAATTCGACATCGGCGATAAAGGCTACCTGAACAAATCTGATCTACGAAAAGCTCTCAGTATTCTGGGAGATGGGAACGATACAATTCGACGAGATGTACACAGTGTTCTGTCAGACGCAGATTTAGACGGTGATGGAAAACTTACTTTTCAAG aattcTCCGAAATTATTTTGAGTGGACACATGCCCAGTACGACGTTTCAAAATACGATTCCACAAACGCTTGATTTTCAAGCATTGGAATAA
- the LOC141899114 gene encoding neo-calmodulin-like, with amino-acid sequence MKWSILSYTALVTRLPGDRQAESKQTPTHSNHKYRTNALSEELIAELKEAFEIYDTNGDGHISKSEIANVMRRMGLLYSDSELDEMLAEIDSDGDGTVDFGEFLSFMVISLDQAKTSDVVLMEAFRQFDIGNKGYLNESDLQKALSILGDGNDTIRRDVHSVLLDADLDGDGKITFQEFANIVVAGQMNHTDIRRLH; translated from the exons ATGAAATGGTCGATCTTGAGTTACACAGCACTTGTTACCAGACTACCTGGAGATAGACAGGCTGAATCAAAGCAGACTCCTACACATTCAAACCACAAGTATCGG ACTAATGCACTTTCGGAGGAGTTAATCGCAG AATTGAAAGAAGCATTTGAAATATACGACACAAATGGCGATGGACACATATCAAAGTCTGAAATAGCCAATGTAATGAGACGGATGGGGCTATTGTACAGCGATTCAGAATTGGACGAAATGCTTGCAGAAATTGACTCAGATG GTGACGGTACAGTTGATTTCGGGGAATTTCTGTCGTTTATGGTGATTAGCTTGGACCAAGCAAAAACCAGTGACGTCGTCCTAATGGAGGCATTCCGACAATTCGACATCGGTAATAAAGGTTACCTGAATGAATCTGATCTACAAAAAGCTCTCAGTATTTTGGGAGATGGGAACGATACAATTCGACGAGATGTACACAGTGTCCTGTTAGACGCAGATTTGGATGGTGATGgaaaaattacttttcaag aattCGCAAATATCGTAGTCGCTGGACAGATGAATCATACTGATATTCGCAGACTTCATTAA